From one Labeo rohita strain BAU-BD-2019 chromosome 8, IGBB_LRoh.1.0, whole genome shotgun sequence genomic stretch:
- the kdm2ba gene encoding lysine (K)-specific demethylase 2Ba isoform X1, whose protein sequence is MAMSLSADDEDYDSDTAEQQRLPNRPKPKMAASTAATTPAATTSSSTATAVKLPSNRTSSGARRRRTRCRKCEACVRTECGECHFCKDMKKFGGPGRMKQSCIMRQCIAPVLPHTAVCVVCGEAGKEDTLDDEDEKFNAMLMECSICNEIVHPNCLKVKDAAGVVNDELPNCWECPKCNYAGKTGKACKQKRGPGFKYASNLPGSLLREQKAGRDGREEGDQTSTGTSSIKRKSEREETPRLKTEDLPSRLPPLLSPSGLPRPRSEVPNFLRKKRKLFDDDEEEEEASAKKKPKKPWRPEEPLIPKLSHMKTEEEEDNSDEEEERQEKREPPRRSFKKDYSTVRKEEEHEEERREERDPPFRSLKEFNTLRKEEDQEEEKEEDDEEEEEDNNGKRGRDSSPALKNISLSLESDASRCSSPRAGPSSEGSETQEKAPRARAKRHRRKPPNRQLSAELSKQLNMEIRRTEHSLANENQQPLKSEPEDSENEEPKRGLRNGTAGNGGGGGGVERGAGGEGGGERPHLRAREMNGTSWELRHFYPPQITPLGLNRSSPTVRPLPARSPPKCVQMERHVIRPPPICPPPDRLPLADGRNHIAPREAWLTIFSHLSHRELCVCMRVCRTWNRWCCDKRLWTHIDLKRCKSITPLMLSGIIRRQPITLDLSWTNISKKQLSWLINRLPGLRVLLLSGCSWVAVSALCTSSCPLLRTLDLQWVEGLKDPQMRDLLSPPTDNRPGQMDTRSKLRNVTDLRLAGLDITDSSLRLIIKNMPLLSRLDLSYCNHINDQSVNLLTAAGTTTRDSLTDVNLSVCNRVTDQSLSYFKRCGSICRIDLRFCKQVSRQACERFIAEMSVIVPFQLQEDKLLQKLHSTP, encoded by the exons ATGGCCATGTCACTGAGTGCCGACGATGAGGATTACGACTCGGACACAGCCGAACAG CAACGGCTACCCAACAGACCCAAGCCCAAGATGGCTGCATCAACAGCAGCAACAACTCCGGCGGCGACCACTTCTTCGTCCACTGCAACAGCGGTCAAGCTGCCATCCAATCGAACCTCCTCTGGAGCTCGCCGTAGGCGCACACGATGTCGAAAATGTGAGGCATGTGTGCGGACAGAATGTGGAGAGTGTCACTTCTGTAAGGACATGAAGAAGTTTGGAGGACCTGGTCGAATGAAACAGTCTTGCATTATGAGACAATGTATAGCG CCTGTGTTACCGCATACAGCAGTGTGTGTGGTGTGCGGTGAAGCTGGAAAAGAAGACACACTTGATGATGAAGATGAGAAATTTAACGCCATGCTCATGGAGTGCTCTATCTGCAATGAGATTGTCCACCCAAACTGCCTCAAG GTGAAGGATGCAGCTGGGGTAGTAAATGATGAGCTTCCTAACTGCTgggaatgtccaaaatgcaattATGCTGGGAAAACTGGAAAA GCCTGCAAGCAAAAACGGGGCCCAGGCTTTAAATACGCATCCAACCTGCCAGGCTCCCTGCTGAGGGAGCAGAAAGCAGGACGTGACGGAAGAGAGGAAGGGGACCAGACATCCACAGGTACTTCATCCATCAAGAGGAAGAGTGAGAGGGAGGAAACTCCCAGACTGAAGACTGAAGATCTGCCCTCTCGTCTTCCCCCACTCTTGAGCCCTAGTGGCCTGCCAAGACCACGATCTGAAGTGCCCAACTTCTTAAGAAAGAAGAGAAAGCTatttgatgatgatgaagaggaagaggaggccAGTGCTAAAAAGAAG ccGAAGAAACCCTGGCGCCCCGAAGAGCCTTTGATTCCTAAACTCTCTCACATGAAAACCGAAGAGGAGGAAGACAACTCTGACGAGGAGGAAGAAAGGCAGGAGAAGCGAGAACCGCCTCGTCGTTCATTTAAGAAAGACTACAGCACAGTGAGAAAAGAGGAAGAGCATGAAGAAGAGAGGAGGGAGGAGAGAGATCCACCTTTCAGATCCCTAAAGGAATTCAACACCCTACGGAAAGAGGAAGACCAAGAGGAAGAAAAGGAGGAAGAtgatgaggaagaggaggaggacaaTAACGGCAAACGAGGCAGAGATAGCAGCCCTGCACTGAAGAACATCTCCCTATCACTTGAGAGTGACGCATCACGATGTAGCTCCCCAAGAGCAGGGCCGAGCAGTGAAGGTAGCGAGACGCAAGAAAAGGCACCACGCGCTCGGGCAAAGCGACACCGGCGCAAACCACCTAACCGCCAACTCAGCGCTGAACTCAGCAAGCAGCTCAACATGGAGATCCGTCGCACAGAGCATTCACTGGCCAATGAGAACCAGCAGCCACTCAAGAGTGAACCAGAAGACAGCGAGAATGAGGAACCAAAGAGAGGCTTGCGGAACGGGACTGCAGGGAACggaggtggaggtggaggaGTAGAAAGAGGAGCAGGTGGAGAGGGAGGAGGGGAGCGGCCGCACTTACGAGCAAGGGAGATGAATGGGACATCTTGGGAACTGCGGCACTTTTACCCTCCTCAGATTACTCCGCTTGGCTTGAACCGCAGTTCACCTACAGTCAGACCACTTCCTGCACGTTCTCCTCCCAAGTGTGTTCAGATGGAGCGCCATGTGATTCGGCCACCTCCAATTTGCCCTCCACCTGATAGGCTACCACTAGCTGATGGCCGCAATCACATCGCTCCCAGAGAAGCGTGGTTGACTATTTTCAGTCATTTGAGCCATCGTGAACTTTGTGTGTGCATGCGAGTGTGCCGAACATGGAATCGCTG GTGCTGTGACAAgagattatggactcatattgatTTGAAGCGTTGTAAGTCCATCACCCCACTGATGCTAAGTGGGATAATTCGCAGACAGCCCATCACTCTGGACCTGAGCTGGACCAACATCTCCAAGAAGCAATTAAGCTGGCTTATTAACCGATTACCAG GACTGAGGGTGCTTCTTCTATCAGGCTGTTCATGGGTGGCCGTTTCAGCTCTCTGCACGTCCAGCTGTCCTCTACTACGTACTTTAGACCTGCAGTGGGTGGAGGGGCTCAAAGACCCCCAAATGAGGGACCTATTATCCCCTCCTACTGACAACAGACCAG GTCAGATGGACACGCGCAGCAAACTACGGAATGTTACTGACCTGCGTCTGGCTGGTTTGGATATCACGGACAGCTCTCTGCGTCTCATCATTAAAAATATGCCTCTACTCTCACGTCTGGATTTGAGTTACTGCAACCATATCAATGACCAGTCAGTAAACCTGCTGACTGCTGCAGGGACCACCACTAGAGACTCCCTAACTGACGTCAACCTTTCTG TGTGTAACAGGGTCACTGATCAGTCGCTGAGCTACTTCAAACGCTGTGGAAGCATCTGCCGCATTGACCTGCGATTTTGCAAGCAGGTGAGCCGACAGGCATGCGAACGCTTCATTGCCGAGATGTCGGTCATCGTTCCCTTTCAACTGCAAGAGGATAAACTGCTCCAGAAACTTCACAGCACCCCCTAG
- the kdm2ba gene encoding lysine (K)-specific demethylase 2Ba isoform X2 yields the protein MAMSLSADDEDYDSDTAEQQRLPNRPKPKMAASTAATTPAATTSSSTATAVKLPSNRTSSGARRRRTRCRKCEACVRTECGECHFCKDMKKFGGPGRMKQSCIMRQCIAPVLPHTAVCVVCGEAGKEDTLDDEDEKFNAMLMECSICNEIVHPNCLKVKDAAGVVNDELPNCWECPKCNYAGKTGKQKRGPGFKYASNLPGSLLREQKAGRDGREEGDQTSTGTSSIKRKSEREETPRLKTEDLPSRLPPLLSPSGLPRPRSEVPNFLRKKRKLFDDDEEEEEASAKKKPKKPWRPEEPLIPKLSHMKTEEEEDNSDEEEERQEKREPPRRSFKKDYSTVRKEEEHEEERREERDPPFRSLKEFNTLRKEEDQEEEKEEDDEEEEEDNNGKRGRDSSPALKNISLSLESDASRCSSPRAGPSSEGSETQEKAPRARAKRHRRKPPNRQLSAELSKQLNMEIRRTEHSLANENQQPLKSEPEDSENEEPKRGLRNGTAGNGGGGGGVERGAGGEGGGERPHLRAREMNGTSWELRHFYPPQITPLGLNRSSPTVRPLPARSPPKCVQMERHVIRPPPICPPPDRLPLADGRNHIAPREAWLTIFSHLSHRELCVCMRVCRTWNRWCCDKRLWTHIDLKRCKSITPLMLSGIIRRQPITLDLSWTNISKKQLSWLINRLPGLRVLLLSGCSWVAVSALCTSSCPLLRTLDLQWVEGLKDPQMRDLLSPPTDNRPGQMDTRSKLRNVTDLRLAGLDITDSSLRLIIKNMPLLSRLDLSYCNHINDQSVNLLTAAGTTTRDSLTDVNLSVCNRVTDQSLSYFKRCGSICRIDLRFCKQVSRQACERFIAEMSVIVPFQLQEDKLLQKLHSTP from the exons ATGGCCATGTCACTGAGTGCCGACGATGAGGATTACGACTCGGACACAGCCGAACAG CAACGGCTACCCAACAGACCCAAGCCCAAGATGGCTGCATCAACAGCAGCAACAACTCCGGCGGCGACCACTTCTTCGTCCACTGCAACAGCGGTCAAGCTGCCATCCAATCGAACCTCCTCTGGAGCTCGCCGTAGGCGCACACGATGTCGAAAATGTGAGGCATGTGTGCGGACAGAATGTGGAGAGTGTCACTTCTGTAAGGACATGAAGAAGTTTGGAGGACCTGGTCGAATGAAACAGTCTTGCATTATGAGACAATGTATAGCG CCTGTGTTACCGCATACAGCAGTGTGTGTGGTGTGCGGTGAAGCTGGAAAAGAAGACACACTTGATGATGAAGATGAGAAATTTAACGCCATGCTCATGGAGTGCTCTATCTGCAATGAGATTGTCCACCCAAACTGCCTCAAG GTGAAGGATGCAGCTGGGGTAGTAAATGATGAGCTTCCTAACTGCTgggaatgtccaaaatgcaattATGCTGGGAAAACTGGAAAA CAAAAACGGGGCCCAGGCTTTAAATACGCATCCAACCTGCCAGGCTCCCTGCTGAGGGAGCAGAAAGCAGGACGTGACGGAAGAGAGGAAGGGGACCAGACATCCACAGGTACTTCATCCATCAAGAGGAAGAGTGAGAGGGAGGAAACTCCCAGACTGAAGACTGAAGATCTGCCCTCTCGTCTTCCCCCACTCTTGAGCCCTAGTGGCCTGCCAAGACCACGATCTGAAGTGCCCAACTTCTTAAGAAAGAAGAGAAAGCTatttgatgatgatgaagaggaagaggaggccAGTGCTAAAAAGAAG ccGAAGAAACCCTGGCGCCCCGAAGAGCCTTTGATTCCTAAACTCTCTCACATGAAAACCGAAGAGGAGGAAGACAACTCTGACGAGGAGGAAGAAAGGCAGGAGAAGCGAGAACCGCCTCGTCGTTCATTTAAGAAAGACTACAGCACAGTGAGAAAAGAGGAAGAGCATGAAGAAGAGAGGAGGGAGGAGAGAGATCCACCTTTCAGATCCCTAAAGGAATTCAACACCCTACGGAAAGAGGAAGACCAAGAGGAAGAAAAGGAGGAAGAtgatgaggaagaggaggaggacaaTAACGGCAAACGAGGCAGAGATAGCAGCCCTGCACTGAAGAACATCTCCCTATCACTTGAGAGTGACGCATCACGATGTAGCTCCCCAAGAGCAGGGCCGAGCAGTGAAGGTAGCGAGACGCAAGAAAAGGCACCACGCGCTCGGGCAAAGCGACACCGGCGCAAACCACCTAACCGCCAACTCAGCGCTGAACTCAGCAAGCAGCTCAACATGGAGATCCGTCGCACAGAGCATTCACTGGCCAATGAGAACCAGCAGCCACTCAAGAGTGAACCAGAAGACAGCGAGAATGAGGAACCAAAGAGAGGCTTGCGGAACGGGACTGCAGGGAACggaggtggaggtggaggaGTAGAAAGAGGAGCAGGTGGAGAGGGAGGAGGGGAGCGGCCGCACTTACGAGCAAGGGAGATGAATGGGACATCTTGGGAACTGCGGCACTTTTACCCTCCTCAGATTACTCCGCTTGGCTTGAACCGCAGTTCACCTACAGTCAGACCACTTCCTGCACGTTCTCCTCCCAAGTGTGTTCAGATGGAGCGCCATGTGATTCGGCCACCTCCAATTTGCCCTCCACCTGATAGGCTACCACTAGCTGATGGCCGCAATCACATCGCTCCCAGAGAAGCGTGGTTGACTATTTTCAGTCATTTGAGCCATCGTGAACTTTGTGTGTGCATGCGAGTGTGCCGAACATGGAATCGCTG GTGCTGTGACAAgagattatggactcatattgatTTGAAGCGTTGTAAGTCCATCACCCCACTGATGCTAAGTGGGATAATTCGCAGACAGCCCATCACTCTGGACCTGAGCTGGACCAACATCTCCAAGAAGCAATTAAGCTGGCTTATTAACCGATTACCAG GACTGAGGGTGCTTCTTCTATCAGGCTGTTCATGGGTGGCCGTTTCAGCTCTCTGCACGTCCAGCTGTCCTCTACTACGTACTTTAGACCTGCAGTGGGTGGAGGGGCTCAAAGACCCCCAAATGAGGGACCTATTATCCCCTCCTACTGACAACAGACCAG GTCAGATGGACACGCGCAGCAAACTACGGAATGTTACTGACCTGCGTCTGGCTGGTTTGGATATCACGGACAGCTCTCTGCGTCTCATCATTAAAAATATGCCTCTACTCTCACGTCTGGATTTGAGTTACTGCAACCATATCAATGACCAGTCAGTAAACCTGCTGACTGCTGCAGGGACCACCACTAGAGACTCCCTAACTGACGTCAACCTTTCTG TGTGTAACAGGGTCACTGATCAGTCGCTGAGCTACTTCAAACGCTGTGGAAGCATCTGCCGCATTGACCTGCGATTTTGCAAGCAGGTGAGCCGACAGGCATGCGAACGCTTCATTGCCGAGATGTCGGTCATCGTTCCCTTTCAACTGCAAGAGGATAAACTGCTCCAGAAACTTCACAGCACCCCCTAG
- the rnf34a gene encoding E3 ubiquitin-protein ligase RNF34a isoform X3: MKAGASSMWASCCGLLNEVMGTGAVRGQQPGFGAGAGPFRFAPTAGYSTYPPTNSSSTSLVCQACGQAFSVFRRRHICCDCKKSFCSLCSVLQENLRRCTTCHLLKGTAFQRPQLMRLRVKDLRQYLTLRNINTDTCREKEDLVDLVLCHQGVESEDDPDTPSLQSHPLYSPPPSIEEPTSPLSALSPTQGEPISRSNSSESTNQDIEDSTSVSLLNLDQTEHTPEVSPQTRRRARASLSDLSSLDDVEQLTVRQLKEILARNFVSFSGCCEKWELVERVRRLYRENEDNRKSNGCKTQLSNDDNLCRICMDAIIDCVLLECGHMVTCTKCGKRMSECPICRQYVIRAVHVFKS, encoded by the exons ATGAAG GCGGGGGCCTCGTCCATGTGGGCATCATGCTGTGGTCTGCTGAATGAGGTTATGGGTACTGGAGCCGTGAGAGGGCAGCAGCCAGGTTTTGGGGCAGGTGCGGGGCCGTTTCGTTTTGCTCCTACTGCAGGATACTCCACATACCCGCCCACCAACTCCTCCAGCACAAGTCTAGTGTGTCAGGCTTGTGGACAAGCTTTCTCTGTCTTTAGGAGGAGG CACATCTGTTGTGACTGTAAGAAGAGTTTTTGTTCGCTGTGCTCGGTACTACAGGAGAACCTGCGCAGATGCACGACTTGTCACCTGCTGAAGGGCACTGCATTCCAGCGTCCACAGCTCATGCGTCTGCGTGTTAAAGACTTGCGGCAGTACCTTACGTTACGCAACATTAACACTGATACCTGCAG GGAGAAGGAAGACCTTGTGGACTTGGTGCTTTGCCATCAAGGGGTAGAAAGTGAGGATGATCCAGACACGCCTTCTCTGCAGTCACACCCCCTCTATAGCCCACCACCTTCAATTGAAGAGCCCACTTCCCCTCTCTCAGCACTCTCTCCAACTCAAGGAGAACCAATCAGTAGGAGCAACAGCTCAGAGTCCACCAATCAG GATATTGAGGACTCCACTTCAGTTTCACTCCTTAACCTTGACCAGACAGAACACACACCTGAG GTTAGTCCTCAGACGCGGCGGCGGGCTAGAGCTTCTCTGTCAGACCTGTCCTCTCTTGATGACGTGGAGCAGCTGACCGTACGGCAGCTAAAGGAGATCCTGGCGAGGAACTTTGTGAGCTTCTCTGGCTGCTGTGAGAAGTGGGAGCTGGTGGAACGTGTCAGGAGGCTTTACCGGGAGAATGAGGACAATCGCAAATCTA ATGGTTGCAAGACCCAGTTATCAAATGACGACAACCTGTGTCGCATCTGTATGGACGCGATAATCGACTGTGTGCTGCTGGAGTGCGGTCACATGGTCACCTGCACTAAATGCGGGAAGCGCATGAGCGAATGCCCTATCTGCAGACAGTACGTTATCAGGGCTGTGCATGTTTTCAAGTCTTAA
- the rnf34a gene encoding E3 ubiquitin-protein ligase RNF34a isoform X2 produces MKAGASSMWASCCGLLNEVMGTGAVRGQQPGFGAGAGPFRFAPTAGYSTYPPTNSSSTSLVCQACGQAFSVFRRRHICCDCKKSFCSLCSVLQENLRRCTTCHLLKGTAFQRPQLMRLRVKDLRQYLTLRNINTDTCREKEDLVDLVLCHQGVESEDDPDTPSLQSHPLYSPPPSIEEPTSPLSALSPTQGEPISRSNSSESTNQDIEDSTSVSLLNLDQTEHTPEVSPQTRRRARASLSDLSSLDDVEQLTVRQLKEILARNFVSFSGCCEKWELVERVRRLYRENEDNRKSMENVSNPITADGCKTQLSNDDNLCRICMDAIIDCVLLECGHMVTCTKCGKRMSECPICRQYVIRAVHVFKS; encoded by the exons ATGAAG GCGGGGGCCTCGTCCATGTGGGCATCATGCTGTGGTCTGCTGAATGAGGTTATGGGTACTGGAGCCGTGAGAGGGCAGCAGCCAGGTTTTGGGGCAGGTGCGGGGCCGTTTCGTTTTGCTCCTACTGCAGGATACTCCACATACCCGCCCACCAACTCCTCCAGCACAAGTCTAGTGTGTCAGGCTTGTGGACAAGCTTTCTCTGTCTTTAGGAGGAGG CACATCTGTTGTGACTGTAAGAAGAGTTTTTGTTCGCTGTGCTCGGTACTACAGGAGAACCTGCGCAGATGCACGACTTGTCACCTGCTGAAGGGCACTGCATTCCAGCGTCCACAGCTCATGCGTCTGCGTGTTAAAGACTTGCGGCAGTACCTTACGTTACGCAACATTAACACTGATACCTGCAG GGAGAAGGAAGACCTTGTGGACTTGGTGCTTTGCCATCAAGGGGTAGAAAGTGAGGATGATCCAGACACGCCTTCTCTGCAGTCACACCCCCTCTATAGCCCACCACCTTCAATTGAAGAGCCCACTTCCCCTCTCTCAGCACTCTCTCCAACTCAAGGAGAACCAATCAGTAGGAGCAACAGCTCAGAGTCCACCAATCAG GATATTGAGGACTCCACTTCAGTTTCACTCCTTAACCTTGACCAGACAGAACACACACCTGAG GTTAGTCCTCAGACGCGGCGGCGGGCTAGAGCTTCTCTGTCAGACCTGTCCTCTCTTGATGACGTGGAGCAGCTGACCGTACGGCAGCTAAAGGAGATCCTGGCGAGGAACTTTGTGAGCTTCTCTGGCTGCTGTGAGAAGTGGGAGCTGGTGGAACGTGTCAGGAGGCTTTACCGGGAGAATGAGGACAATCGCAAATCTA TGGAAAATGTGAGCAACCCCATCACTGCAG ATGGTTGCAAGACCCAGTTATCAAATGACGACAACCTGTGTCGCATCTGTATGGACGCGATAATCGACTGTGTGCTGCTGGAGTGCGGTCACATGGTCACCTGCACTAAATGCGGGAAGCGCATGAGCGAATGCCCTATCTGCAGACAGTACGTTATCAGGGCTGTGCATGTTTTCAAGTCTTAA
- the rnf34a gene encoding E3 ubiquitin-protein ligase RNF34a isoform X1, translating into MKAGASSMWASCCGLLNEVMGTGAVRGQQPGFGAGAGPFRFAPTAGYSTYPPTNSSSTSLVCQACGQAFSVFRRRHICCDCKKSFCSLCSVLQENLRRCTTCHLLKGTAFQRPQLMRLRVKDLRQYLTLRNINTDTCREKEDLVDLVLCHQGVESEDDPDTPSLQSHPLYSPPPSIEEPTSPLSALSPTQGEPISRSNSSESTNQDIEDSTSVSLLNLDQTEHTPEVSPQTRRRARASLSDLSSLDDVEQLTVRQLKEILARNFVSFSGCCEKWELVERVRRLYRENEDNRKSMENVSNPITAVVAYPPPICNGGIGDGCKTQLSNDDNLCRICMDAIIDCVLLECGHMVTCTKCGKRMSECPICRQYVIRAVHVFKS; encoded by the exons ATGAAG GCGGGGGCCTCGTCCATGTGGGCATCATGCTGTGGTCTGCTGAATGAGGTTATGGGTACTGGAGCCGTGAGAGGGCAGCAGCCAGGTTTTGGGGCAGGTGCGGGGCCGTTTCGTTTTGCTCCTACTGCAGGATACTCCACATACCCGCCCACCAACTCCTCCAGCACAAGTCTAGTGTGTCAGGCTTGTGGACAAGCTTTCTCTGTCTTTAGGAGGAGG CACATCTGTTGTGACTGTAAGAAGAGTTTTTGTTCGCTGTGCTCGGTACTACAGGAGAACCTGCGCAGATGCACGACTTGTCACCTGCTGAAGGGCACTGCATTCCAGCGTCCACAGCTCATGCGTCTGCGTGTTAAAGACTTGCGGCAGTACCTTACGTTACGCAACATTAACACTGATACCTGCAG GGAGAAGGAAGACCTTGTGGACTTGGTGCTTTGCCATCAAGGGGTAGAAAGTGAGGATGATCCAGACACGCCTTCTCTGCAGTCACACCCCCTCTATAGCCCACCACCTTCAATTGAAGAGCCCACTTCCCCTCTCTCAGCACTCTCTCCAACTCAAGGAGAACCAATCAGTAGGAGCAACAGCTCAGAGTCCACCAATCAG GATATTGAGGACTCCACTTCAGTTTCACTCCTTAACCTTGACCAGACAGAACACACACCTGAG GTTAGTCCTCAGACGCGGCGGCGGGCTAGAGCTTCTCTGTCAGACCTGTCCTCTCTTGATGACGTGGAGCAGCTGACCGTACGGCAGCTAAAGGAGATCCTGGCGAGGAACTTTGTGAGCTTCTCTGGCTGCTGTGAGAAGTGGGAGCTGGTGGAACGTGTCAGGAGGCTTTACCGGGAGAATGAGGACAATCGCAAATCTA TGGAAAATGTGAGCAACCCCATCACTGCAG TGGTAGCTTATCCCCCTCCAATCTGCAATGGTGGAATCGGAG ATGGTTGCAAGACCCAGTTATCAAATGACGACAACCTGTGTCGCATCTGTATGGACGCGATAATCGACTGTGTGCTGCTGGAGTGCGGTCACATGGTCACCTGCACTAAATGCGGGAAGCGCATGAGCGAATGCCCTATCTGCAGACAGTACGTTATCAGGGCTGTGCATGTTTTCAAGTCTTAA